The stretch of DNA AAAACTTGATTTGGCGGTAAGGCGTGAACGTGTAGCTTCCGATTTATTCTCCAAAGTATATGTCTCTCCCCGAGCCGAAGAAAGCGACTATAATGATTATATCTCTTTTCTCGAAAACGAGGTGATGCCTGTAAGAGAAAAGAGCTTGTTGTTGTCTGCGCTGTCTCTAAGCCTGTTTCATCGTTTCGACTATAGAAAAGTGCAGGTGTTGATGTACACATCTTTTTCCGACAATATGCAACTGCGGGTAAGGGCTATTGTAGGTCTTGTGATTCTCATGCAAATGTACGATGTGCGTTGGTCTTTGTATCCTGAGTTGCAAAGCCAATTGGATATTATGTCCGAAAATCAGGAATTCCGCAGGGCTGTTCGCCGTGTTGTGATTCAGTTGATTCGTTCGCGCGAGACCGAGCAGATTAGTAAGAAGATCCGGGAGGAGATTCTGCCTGAGATGATGAAATTTAATAATCTGGCGGGTCGCAAACTGAATATGGAAGAGCTGATGGGTGGGGACACAGACTTTTCCGAAAAAAATCCTGAATGGCAAAAGGAACTTGAAGAGTCGGGACTTGGTAAAAAGCTGCAAGAATATTCTAATTTGCAAATGGAAGGAGCCGATGTGTTTCATTCCACTTTTTCTGGATTAAAGCACTTTTCTTTCTTTTCCGAAATAAGCAATTGGTTTATGCCTTTCGATCCTTCATACTCTGAGCTTATGAGCCTGTTTCCCGAAGATAGCGGAAGTAATTTGTTGAAGACCGCCGTTCTCGATTCGGGGCATATGTGCAACTCCGACAAGTATTCTTTTTGCTTAAGCCTGTTACAGATATCTCCTGCGCAACGGGATATGATGATGGGGCGGATGGGTGCCGAATCGGAAGAGATAAAGCAACTGCAAAAAGAGGCGCAGGCCATGAATCCTACTATTGATGATGAGGTTACTTCAAATCAATATATTCAAGACTTGTACCGTTTCTTTAAATTACATCCATATCGCAACAACTTCTTTGATGTATTCAAGCTGAGTTTGAATTTCTATGAAAAGAAATCCATAGCGCCATTGATATCCGATGAAGAAAGTATGAGGAAAATTGCTCAGTATTGCTTCGATAAAAATAATTTCAGTGAGGCATTGGATGTTTTCAATCGCCTGATTGATATTGATAGTCAGAATGATGATATCTGGCAAAAGATAGGATATTGCAAGCAAATGCTGAACAATCAGGACGGTGCTTTGGCTGCATACTTGCAGGCAGATGTGCTGAGACCCGATAATTCGTGGATCATAAGACGTATAGCACAGATATACCGAACATTGAAGAAGCCGGATATGTCATTATACTACTATCAGAAGGCAGCAAAACTGAATCCTGATAATGTAAACACCGAACTGAATATAGGGCATTGCTATCTGGAGATGAACGATTATGAGCAGGCCTTGAATACGTATTTTAAGGTAGAACTATTAGACTCCAAGGGCACAAAAGCGCAACGTCCTATTGCATGGACTGCATTCCTGTTGAGAAAGTACGAGTTAGCTCAGAAATATTACAATCAAATTTTAGAAAGAAAACCTACGATACATGATTTCTTAAATGCCGGACATGTAGACCTTTGCGCCGGTAATATGAAAGAAGCTATCGAGCATTATAAGCAAGCTGTATACAAAGAGAATGACTTCGAGTTGTTTGCAATGTTGTTCGAAGCAGATAGGGAAAGCCTTATGAATCATGGCGTAGACGCAAAAATATTTCCATTCTTATTCGATCAGATCAAATACGGAGTCGGATAAATAGAAGGTGTTTTTGAATAAAATACATTGTTTAATCGTCATCTATAAAAGCCATATAGCTTAACTTACATTAATTACGATTCTTCTGTAAGCGGTTAAAGTAGGAGTTCCATTGTCAGTTAACTCGAGTATAACATGTATCGTCTTGCCCGACGCATCGGAAGGTATGGCTACTTTGCAGGAGTATGCGTTAGTATTTTCTATATTCACTGAACCTTTGTATGTACTAGGCTCGCTATATACGAACCATTTATAATCTAATCGATCACCATCGGGATCTGTCGATTCCGAGGCATCAAAAATCAGATAATCTCCTGCTTTTGCATTTCTATAGATACATTTCAGTGAGTTATCTCCTTCTATCGTTGCTTTAGGGTGATGATTTACCTCAGAATAGTTGCTTGTCGTTGTCCACAGCATACGGGCTGCAAAATTATTCCAGATGTGTTCTTTCCATTTATTTATAGCTCCGATACCCTCTTTGCTGCTTCCATACATATAATAGGGATCGTATTGGGTTTCGTCTTTTCCACTTTTCTCAATGAAATCCATACCGCGTATCCCCATCTGCTTTTCTTTATAGAAACGTCCTCCCCAACCGCCATAGTCGATTTCTTCGGGTACATTCAATCCATTGGCGTACACATAAAAGAAAGAAGGAGAATCACCCTCAGGTGCCCAGATACGATTAGGATAATGACTTCCTAACGGTTTGCGGCTTTGAATGTTTTCCCTGATCCAATTGTCAGAAGGTCCCCAACCGTATACTTGCTTATTGCGGATGTATATAATATTTGGAAATTTTTTGGCTATCCATGCACCTGCATCATCTTGCCCCAGTATATCGTAAATCCGTATTTTATCGGCAAAGGCTTTGAACTCTTTTTTACTCCGTGTATGCTCCACTTTCCATAATGCTTGTGCTATCGTGTTCATTCCACCCCAGGCGGCAAGCCATACGGGGCGATTGTCATCTCTTTTGTCAACGGCTTTGATAATGAGTTCTGACCCCGGCGAATCTTTCCCATCACCCACGCCGGCCATGTTGGAATATTCTTGTCCTCTTTTTATAATTGATAGAAGGTAATCTATCTCCGGATAGCCTTCCGCATGTATCTTTAAACGGGGTAAAACTTCACCGAAAGATTCGACAAGCTGCTTTATATAAGCGGTTTTATCCGGATCGTCTACCCATACCTGAGAACTGATCAGTCCTTCTATATTGATCATATTGGAGCATACCAACAAATGGATCATGGATTGGACGTCATCCGGATCGGTACCCCCAAGGTCTGTAGTAACAATTAATCTATGCTTATCGCTAGGATGAATCTGGGCTAAACAATATTCGCCTAATAGAAACAATGCTAAAGAGAAAAAGATTATTCTATTCATGGTATTTGGAGAAAATAATTTTAAACTGTAAATTTAATTTCTAGCTTTGGGTTGCACAAATTGATTTTTGTTTAAAACATGTCATATCCCGAGAAATTAAATACGTTTAATCAAAATAGAGAGAACTTTACTCCTTATGGTTTAACGTGTGAATTATGGACTCCCAGTTTGATGCCAAAACCAGACAGGCATAATGAAATAGAACTAAATTACTTCCCCTCAGGGAATATAACATATCTATTTCAAGACCGTAAAGTAATTGTCCCCTCCAAAAGGTTGGTGCTGTTTTGGGGACTTATTCCTCATCAAATCATAGGTTACGAAGGAGATAAACCCTACTATGTTTGTACAATACCTCTGACACAGTTTTTATTATGGAAATTTCCGCCGTCTTTCATAGATGAGATATTTAAAGGGAAAGTCTTTATTGAGACAAGAAGCCACTTCTCTATTCACGATGAGTTTATGATAAAGAACTGGTTAAGTGACATAAAGGAAAGCAATGGTGTTGAACTTATTTCTTTAGAAATGCATGCGCGTTTACTCAGAATGTCAAATAATGTTAGTTCGCATGAGAAGAAATCTTCAAATTTTATACCTGGGCTAAGTTTAATAGAGCGAATCGTTGTTTATATTTCTCAGAATTATTCTCAACCTCTTAATGTGTCGGAAATAGGAAAGGCTGTCGGACTGCATCCGGATTATGCTAATTCTATCTTTAAGAAGGCATTCGGTTGTACGTTGTATGAATATGTGATTCAAGAACGAATTGCCCATGCTCAAAGGAAACTTGTGTTGTCAGATCTAAGTATCACCGAAATTGCATTTGATTGTGGATTCAATTCGATTAGCCGCTTTTTACTTTATAATATAATTAGTTTGTTAGAGTAGTTTTCCGCTTAAGAACATCGCTGCAATAGAGAAATAGATAATCAGTCCGGTAACATCTACCAGCGTTGCTACAAACGGAGCCGATGCAGTAGCGGGGTCTAATCCTATTTTTTTTAGCAGGAGGGGGATCATCGAACCGGAGAATGTGCCCCACAAAACAATGAATATGAGCGAAACGGACACACTCAAAGCAACCCATACCCAATATTCACCATAGTCGTATAAGCCCAGTTCTTGCCATATAAATATTCGGGTAAAACCTATTACACCGAGGATAGAACCCAAAAGCAGACCTGATAAAATCTCTTTTCTCATCACATACCACCAGTTCTTGAGCTTTAGTTCGCCCAGAGCCAATGCGCGGATAATAAGACTGGCAGCCTGCGAGCCCGAGTTACCCCCGCTTGAAATGATCAGTGGAACAAACAAGGCCAATACTACGGCTTTCTCTATCTCTTCGTCGAAGTGCCCCATTGCTGATGCTGTGAGCATCTCTCCTAAAAAGAGGACAACTAGCCATCCGGCACGTTTTCTGACCATTTCAGTCAGTGATGTTTTGGTATATGAGAGGTCTAGCCCTTCTGTACCCCCAAACTTTTGGAAGTCTTCTGTGCTTTCTTCTTCTGCTACATCCATTACGTCGTCGATGGTAACAATGCCCAGCAGTGTGCCGTTGGTGTCGGTTACGGGTAAGGCTACACGGTCGTGGTCGGAGAATATTTTTACGGCAACCTCCTGGTCGTCGTATGCGTTAAGCGAGATTAAACGATTGTCGCTAAGCTCGCCGATGGTCTGGTTGGCAGAAGCCAAAATTATTTCCTTGATGCGGATATCGGCGATAAGCTTCCAATTATCATCTACGATGTATATTACATTCAGTGTTTCGGAGTCTCGTCCGAACTTGCGGATATGGTTTATAGCCTGTTCTACTGTGTAGTATGGTCTTACTGCGACGTATTCGGGTGTCATCAGACGTCCGATACTATCTTTGGGGAAGCCTAATAGTTTGGTGGTGATTTCTCTTTCTTCGTCCGATAATATCTGCATCAGACGCTGGCTTACTTCGCCCGGCAGTTCTTCAAAGAAGGCTGTACGGTCGTCCGGATCAAGATCATTAAGAAGAGATGTTACTACATTGATGTTAACAGCCAGTCCTTCGATTATATCTTCTTTTTCGTCGTGAGAAAGGCGTTTGAAAGTTTCCTTTGCCAATTCTTGTGGCAAGAGGCGGAATAAAATGATCTGATCAGACTTTGGTATGTCTGCAATGATTTCTGCTATCTGAACAGAATCGAGGTTGTTAAGTTCTTGTTTTACGATTTTCCAGCTTTTGTCTTCAATAAGCTGTTGGAGGCGGATTATTATTTCACTCATGATGCAATCTCCTTACTTTATCTCTGTAAGGAAATCACAATAAGACCCTTTACAGAGAGGTTAATACTTTAGTTTTGTTTCTGTAACTCGGATACGGGTCTTCGTCCATGATTTTTAATTTTTAGTGAATACTAGCCCAAATGAGTAGGGGGCGTTAAAACCGCTGCAAAAGTAATACTTTCTTCGAGAACCGCCAAAAAGAACTTTTCTTAAATGGATGCAATACGGAGTGATTAGGTTTTATTATACTTTATTATGTTTTTAGTATTCACCTATTTAGTTTTGTGTGAATAATCAATAGGTTAAAGAATATGATTAGCGGGTGTATAGCAAAAGACTATATTTCTTATATCTTCTTGCCCCCTCAAAGCAAAAAATTGTTATTTTTGTTATTCGCATTTTTGTTTAGATCAATATAAAACTAAAATAAAGAAGAAAGCATGGAAAACAGTGAATTGCTGGCACAGGTAACAGCTAAAGCAAAAACATGGTTGTCGGAAAAATACGATGCCGATACACGAAAAGAAGTTCAGGCATTGTTAGATCAAGAAGATAAAACGGAGCTTATAGAATCTTTTTACAAAGACCTTGAATTTGGAACAGGAGGTCTTCGCGGAATTATGGGTGTGGGTACCAACCGCGTGAATATATATACAATCGGAGGTGCAACACAAGGGCTGGCTAATTATCTATTGAAGGAGTTTTCTTCATTAAAAGAAATAAAAGTAGTCATCGGCCACGATTGTCGTAACAATAGCCGTTTGTATGCTGAAATTTCGGCAGATATTTTTGCTGCAAACGGAATCAAGGCATATCTGTTCGAAGACTTACGACCTACTCCCGAAATTTCGTATGCTATCCGCAAGCTAGGCTGTCAGAGTGGTATAATGATTACAGCTTCTCACAACCCGAAAGTATATAACGGCTATAAGGTATACTGGGAAGACGGTGCGCAGGTTATCCCTCCGCATGATAAGAGCATTATCGCTGAGGTGAACAGAGTGAAAGTGGATCAGATCAAATTTAAAGGCGGTGATAAAAAGCTGATCGAAATACTCGGCAAGGATATGGACAATGCCTATATACAGGACTTGAAAACATTGCTTCTTTCTCCCGATTCGATCAAGCGTCATGCAAATATCGGTATTGTTTATACGCCTCTGCATGGTACCGGATTTACAATTATCCCTAAAGCACTAAAAGAATGTGGGTTTACCAATATTATCAACGTACCCGAACAGGATGTGTTGAGTGGCGATTTCCCTACAGTAATATCTCCAAACCCTGAAGATCCTGCCGCTATGGCATTGGCTGTGAAAAAAGCAGAAGAAACAAAAGCCGAGTTGGTATTTGCTACCGACCCTGATGCTGACCGTTTTGGTGCAGGTATCCGCAATGATAAAGGAGAATTTATCTTGCTCAACGGTAACCAAACGATGCTTATCCTTATCTACTATATAATCACACGCCGTAAGGAATTGGGTTTGCTCTCAAAGAAAGACTATACAGTACGTACAATCGTAACCAGTGCTTTGACTCAGGTTGTATCTGAGAAGAATGGCGTGGAGATGTTTGAGTGCTACACCGGCTTTAAATGGATAGCTGCTGTAATGCGTGAGCTGGAAGGCAAGCGTAATTATATAGGTGGGGGTGAAGAAAGTTACGGATTCTTAGCCGAAGACTTTGTGCGTGATAAGGATTCTGTTTCTGCTGCCATCTTGTTTGGTGAAATCGCCGCATGGGCAAAAGACAACGGAAAAACATTGTACGAAATGCTTCAGGACATCTATGTGGAATATGGTTTCTCTAAAGAGAAAGGTATTTCGGTAACGAAAGAAGGTAGGAGCGGTGCTGAAGAAATAGAAGCGATGATGAAGAATTTCAGAGAAAATCCCATCAAAGAAATAGCCGCCTCGAAAGTGATATTGATCAAAGACTTTGTGACATTGAAGGCACAAGATTTTAGCATCAATGAAGAATATACTCTCGAGATGCCTACAACTTCGAACGTACTTCAATACTTTACTCAGGATAAAACGAAAGTTTCAATCCGTCCTTCGGGAACAGAACCGAAGATAAAGTTCTACATTGAAGTGCAGGATAAGTTGAAATCACGTGAAGAATACGATGCAGTGAATGCTGCTACTGAAAAGAAAATAGAACAAGTATGTAAAGATTTGGGTATATAAGAATTGCCCGAAGAATGAATATAAAGCACCTCTAAGTCTATAAATCAGACTTAGAGGTGCTTTTCGTATATGCGTATGTAGGGACAGTGGCTTGTGGTTGCCCGGATATAAATGGGCAGGAACAAGCCATTGCTCCTACTTCCAAAACACAATTTATTATACTGGATAAAACGAACGATCTCGTATGAAAAATTTCAACATAGAATAGCAAGACCCCTGTTTTCCTTTCAAAATGACCCTTTATCATTTTTGTCCAATTTTATCTATTATAGTAATCAAGAATAATTACTGGCTTATGCTCTTTTTGTAATGCTGAGGCAACGAAGTATACCGACCCTTTAAAGACTCGGGATGATAAAAAGGCGACAATAAATTTATTCCTAGCACTTAATTTATAATAGATATGGCAAAGTACACAGAGCAATTGGTAGAAAGGATAATTTCTTTTATCGAAGAAGATACATATAGTATTTCGGAAATATGTAATGCATTGAATATAAATCGAAAAACATTCTATGAATGGCGGAGAACAAAACCCGAGTTTAACGAGGCAGTTGAAAGAGCGATGGAATGTCGAGACGACAAACTCTTGATGGTGGCACGCAATTCGCTGAAGAAGAAGCTGGAAGGCTATACCCTCACCGAAACCCGAACTATTTATGTCCCCGATAAGAACAATCCTGAAAAGTTAGTCTTAAAATCCCGGACTGTCAGGCAAAAGGAATATGCTCCGGATACCCATGCCATAAAACTGGTATTGTTGCAAAATGAAGCCAAAGAAGAGAAAGCGGCAGAGTATAAGCAAGAACCTGCTTTAACAATCGTGGTGCGCGATTCTACCACAGCAGAGAGTCTAAATCTTTTGCGTGAAAATCTTAGAAATAGTCATTCGGTAGAACAAAAGAAAAAGGAGGAAGCGGTTGTAGACGATCAGCCAATGAAACAGGCAGATAAACCCTTATCAATAAAGGAAGCTGATACGGAGGTAGAGACTCAGCCAAAGAAAAAATCAAAACACGTTACCATTCCCAATCTGAACACAGGGCCGTTGCCTCCCGGATACCGTTACAGAGGGTGACGACTGAAAAAGGGGGATATGTGTTACTTTTGTTACTTTTTATAGAAATAGTTTGAGGAATAAGACAAAGCGAGGTGAAAATATAGATTATCTCAATCGATAGAGTCGTCGAACTCCCGTTCCATATCCATCAACTCTCTTTTTATTTGTTCCAGTTTTTGGATAACCTGAATTTTGCGGGCTTCTTCGTCTTTTTTCTGTCTTAGGGCCTGGCGTGCACCTTCGAGAGTAAGACCTTTTTCTCTTACTAAATGATAAACGATGGCAATGTTTTCGATGTCGGCTTTTGTGTACTGGCGTGTACCACCTTCCGTTTTCCTTGGTCTGATGATGTCAAACTCACCTTCCCAAAAACGGAGCAGCGATTCGTTCACTTTAAAGTGCGAAGCAACTTCTCGCAGGGAGTAGTATAGGCGGTTACTATTTTCGAAATCGATTTTCATAGCAGCATCAATCCATTACCTGTCCGTGGTTAGCGGCAATTTGTAACATCTTATCATACTCTGCAGGAGAGAGATCCATAAAGTAGTATTTGGCCGGATTGTCGGGCTGACCTTTTACGTGTACCTCGTAGTGCAAGTGCGGGCCTGTCGATTTTCCGGTGTTACCCACTTCTCCGATCAGCTCGCCACGGGTAACCTTTTGTCCCGGGCGTACTTTGTATTCGTTGAGGTGAGCATATAACGTTTCATAGCCATAGCCATGACTGATCATAATACATTTACCATATCCCTGCTTCCAGCCTACCTCTATTATTGTACCATCGCCGGTCGCATACACGGGTGTTCCTATATTTGCGGCAAAGTCCATTCCTGCATGAAAGCGAGCTGTACCATAAATAGGGTCGATGCGTGTGCCGTATCCCGAGGCTACTTGTTTCAGGTATCTGTCGGGTACAGGTTGTATGCTTGGTATATGTTTCAGACGATCTTTTTGGCTTTTGGCAAGACTGAGCACTTCATCAAACGAGTTAGACTGTATATAGATTTGCTTTTCGATGAAGTCCATCTTCTTTGTAGTTTGTATAATCAGATCCGGGCTTTTCAACTCCATCAGGTAATCGTACCTTCCGATACCTCCGACTCCCGAACTTCGGATAGAGGAGGGGATAGGGTCTGCATGGAATATTGCCCTGTAGAGATTGTCGTCTCGTTGCTGTATATCTCCGATCACGTTTATAACTTCGTCCATCCGCTTAGAAAGGACTTCGTACTGCGCACGGATCAGTTCATCCTCTTTCTTCTGGGCTTTATCCCAAGGCGTATCGAAGAAATAGGTAACTACTATCAGACCGACTATACCAACTACAATACCCGATATCAGGTGACGGAAAACCACAATTATCCTATCTTTGCGGCTAGGATAAATTCTGTCATATGTGAGTGTTTGCGGATTGTATCTATAATATACTTTTCGCTTCATTTTATGGTTCCTGTCATTTTTATTTTCGCGAGTTCGACAAAAGTAAAGTTTTTGCGCTATTTTTGCAAATTGATTATAATAAAGAAACAGAAATTAATGTGGCAACATGAAAATGTGAAAATTAGCAAACAGTTAGGAGTGTATCCGATGTCTGCTAATTTGCTAATTTACTAATTTTAAAAATATGATGACTTCTAAAGAAATTCGTGAATCGTTTAAATCCTTCTTTGCATCTAAAGAGCACAAAATTGTACCATCGGCACCGATGGTGATCAAGGGTGACCCTACACTGATGTTTACTAATGCGGGTATGAACCAGTTTAAAGATGTTATTCTGGGTAATGCGCCAATCAAGTATGCACGTGTAGCCGATTCTCAAAAATGCCTTCGAGTAAGTGGGAAGCATAACGATTTGGAAGAGGTAGGGCACGATACTTACCATCACACGATGTTCGAAATGCTTGGAAACTGGTCTTTTGGAGACTATTTCAAAAAAGAGGCAATCGAATGGGCGTGGGAATATCTGACAGAAGTTTTGGCATTAGATAAAAACCGTCTCTATGTTACTGTTTTCGAAGGCAGCCCTTCCGAAGGCTTGTCTCGTGACGATGAAGCAGCAGCCTATTGGGAAAAGTATTTACCGGTAGACCGGATTATCAATGGCAACAAGAAAGATAACTTTTGGGAAATGGGTGATACCGGTCCTTGTGGTCCCTGCTCCGAAATACATATAGATTTACGTTCGGATGAAGAACGTGCGAAAGTTGACGGGCTGACTTTGGTGAATCAGAGTGATCCTCAGGTTGTAGAAATCTGGAACCTCGTGTTTATGCAATACAACCGTAAAGCCGACAAGTCGCTTGATCCGCTTCCTGCTAAAGTGATTGATACAGGGATGGGATTCGAACGTTTGTGTATGGCTGTTCAAGGTAAGACATCGAACTATGATACAGATGTATTCCAGACTATAATAAAGGCTCTTGGCGCGTTGGCTAACACTACATACGGTGACGATACGAAGAAAGACATTGCAATGCGTGTGATAGCTGATCATGTGCGTACTATCGCATTTTCCATAACAGACGGGCAGTTGCCATCGAATGCCAAAGCGGGATATGTGATTCGTCGTATTCTTCGCCGTGCCGTTCGTTATGGATATACGTTCCTTGATCAGCACAAGTCGTTTATGTATAAGCTGCTACCTGCATTGATAGAAACAATGGGAGATGCTTATCCTGAGCTTATCCAACAGCAGACGCTGATTGAAAAAGTAATGAAGGAAGAAGAAGAGTCTTTCTTGCGTACATTAGAGACTGGTATAAAACTACTCGACAAGCAAATAGCTGATACAAAAGCAAAAGGATTGACAGTACTAAGCGGTATTGAAGCCTTTACCTTATATGATACATACGGATTTCCTCTCGACCTTACAGAGCTGATTCTGAAAGAGAATGACATGTCTGTAGATGAAGCCGGCTTTAAGGCAGAGATGCAAAAACAAAAAGACCGTGCCCGCAATGCCGCAGCAGTAGAAACAGAAGACTGGGTGACATTGAAAGACGGTGATCCAGAGTTTGTAGGTTATGACTTCACTGAATGTGAAACCGAAATATTACGTTACCGTAAGGTAAAACAAAAGAATAGCGAGTTTTATCAGATTGTACTGAGTCGCACTCCATTCTATGCTGAAATGGGAGGACAGGTAGGTGATAGTGGTTGGTTGGCAACCGATGACGAAACAATCGAAATATCGGATACTAAGCGTGAAAATAATCTGGCAGTACATTTGTCTAATAAGCTTCCTCAAGATCTGACAGCTACATTTATAGCCCGTATCAATCTGAAGAACCGTACAGCAACAGAGTGCAACCATACTGCAACGCACTTGTTGCACGAAGGACTGCGTGAAATACTGGGTAGTCACGTAGAACAAAAGGGGTCGTATGTATCTCCATCTGTTCTTCGCTTCGACTTCTCTCATTTCCAAAAGTTGACAGACAAGGAGATTCGTGAAGTAGAACGTTATGTGACAGGTAAGATCAGAGAGAACATCATTCGTGAGGAAATGCGTCATGTACCTATTGCCGAAGCGAAAGAAATGGGTGCGATGGCTCTATTTGGCGAAAAGTATGGTGAAGATGTACGTGTAATACGCTTTGGCGATTCAGTAGAACTTTGTGGAGGTACTCATATATCTTCTACAGGACGTATCGGTTCGTTCCGTATTATCAACGAGAGTTCGATTGCTGCCGGTATCCGCCGTATAGAAGCAATTACGGCTGAGGCTTGCGAAGACTACTT from Dysgonomonas mossii encodes:
- the alaS gene encoding alanine--tRNA ligase; this translates as MMTSKEIRESFKSFFASKEHKIVPSAPMVIKGDPTLMFTNAGMNQFKDVILGNAPIKYARVADSQKCLRVSGKHNDLEEVGHDTYHHTMFEMLGNWSFGDYFKKEAIEWAWEYLTEVLALDKNRLYVTVFEGSPSEGLSRDDEAAAYWEKYLPVDRIINGNKKDNFWEMGDTGPCGPCSEIHIDLRSDEERAKVDGLTLVNQSDPQVVEIWNLVFMQYNRKADKSLDPLPAKVIDTGMGFERLCMAVQGKTSNYDTDVFQTIIKALGALANTTYGDDTKKDIAMRVIADHVRTIAFSITDGQLPSNAKAGYVIRRILRRAVRYGYTFLDQHKSFMYKLLPALIETMGDAYPELIQQQTLIEKVMKEEEESFLRTLETGIKLLDKQIADTKAKGLTVLSGIEAFTLYDTYGFPLDLTELILKENDMSVDEAGFKAEMQKQKDRARNAAAVETEDWVTLKDGDPEFVGYDFTECETEILRYRKVKQKNSEFYQIVLSRTPFYAEMGGQVGDSGWLATDDETIEISDTKRENNLAVHLSNKLPQDLTATFIARINLKNRTATECNHTATHLLHEGLREILGSHVEQKGSYVSPSVLRFDFSHFQKLTDKEIREVERYVTGKIRENIIREEMRHVPIAEAKEMGAMALFGEKYGEDVRVIRFGDSVELCGGTHISSTGRIGSFRIINESSIAAGIRRIEAITAEACEDYFYAQQDILTEVKSLFNNTPNLTQALRKFFEENAEMKKTVEEYVKEKTVQIKDALIKKKQVINGIDFYVLNGPFPGEVVKDIAFQIKGQFAENTAFVGATEYEGKPLLTVMLSDDLVKDHGLNASQLVRDAAKHIQGGGGGQPHFATAGGKNTEGLTKALNDIMEKIK